The window ctttccctctccctctctcacactgtGTTCTACCAACATCGTTATGACTTCAGGACAAGAACCTTCTAGACTTTACCTTTTCCAACTCTGTGGCTACAATATGATAACATTTGCCATCTTTATGaaatcctttccttctctgagttGGGTCACTGTGTATCAGCCAGGATCGTCGTCCTTCAGTGCCTCTCAATAGAAAACCACACCAACACTGTATAAGCTGGAGGGGGGATTATTACTTACAGTACCGCTCATGTGGACCTCAGGGATCATTGGAAATGGGGGCTCAGTGATGTTATCAAAGGCCTACTTTCATTTCCTCTTGTCACTCTGCCAACAAATCCTagatcttctttcttctttccatgcaaggagagagagaaagagagagacagacagagagagacagagagagaaagaaagagaaagagaaagcaggtgaGTCCAAGAAGCGTTGTCATGAGTGAGGAAGCTTCAGTGTTCCATTTGGGTCCTGTCCCACCCCGAACCAGTAGCTGTGCCCAGTCTAGTGCTGATCAGTGCAGCCCTCCCTGCCTTGTCCTGTATGGGCAGAGAAGTGAATGTCCCAATAAAATTCAAGGATCTACCGTGGGGACTCTTCTACCTGCCTCTGTGTTGCCTTTGGTGTCTTCTTTAGTCTGTTCATTCACTTTTTGACTCACTTGGTCATTCCACACATATTTACTGAGCCTCTGTGGTGGGCCAGCCCTGTCCTAGGTTCTGTGGATACAGTAACAAATCCCTTCCCCCATGGAGCTTGCCTTCTATTGGGGGTGATGGTTGATACCCAGGCAAATAATAGAGTCTGAGTGTAAAGCAGACAGCGACAAATGGGAGGCTGCTGAAGCCAGGACCGTCAGGGAAGAACTCACTGAGGAATATTTGAACGAGACGGAGGGGGAGCCACATAGAAATCTTGAGGGAGAATGTTACAGGTAGGGGGAATAGCAAATTCAGAGGCCCCAAGGTTGGAATGAGCTTGGGTGttccagaaacaggaagaaaagcaatATGGTCTGAGTAaggtggaggggacaggagaTGAGGTTGAGGAGACAGACAGAGGTTTTGAGCCATGGAATGAGGTGTTATTATTGACACCATAGAATTGTGTTGTCTGATGTAGTGGCCACTAGACACATGTAGTTGAATTTACACCAATTAAAAGTACATAAATTTAAATTCACTCACACCAGCCGCATTTCAAGTGTTCATTACCAatgtgtggctagtggctacatATCAGACGGCAAAAATATAGATGATTTACCTCATTTCAGGGCATTCCACTGGGCAGCACTGTTCTAGAAAGATCGCTCTGGTGATTCTGTGGAAAATGGGCTTTAGGAAGAGCAGCAGAGAAACCAGTTGGGAGTCTGCTCTTGCAGGCTAAAGCTCGTGGAGGCCGGTGCTGGGATTGTAGAGGACAGGTTTGGGGGACTCTGTGAGGAGAGCTGGCAGAACAGCTATCTCAGTCCTCCGTGTTTGAGTCAGCTCCTCAAAGACCATTTCCCGAAACATCTAATCCACTGTGAGGGGTCTGGTTATCCCCATCCTGATGCGTGCCTGATCGTAGTCTGGCTGTGCTATCTCATCTGTCCTCTGCTCACACACCGTGATGTCTGCCAGGGTGCCACCTTTGATTTCCTTGGCTTCAGTTTCTTTCCCACCCAGGGGGTTGCCTTTGTATAAAGCATAAAGTTTTGACTACTACTACTCTCAGAAGAAAATCCAAACTTTTAGCAAAACATTTAAATCCCTGTCAATCTGCGGGAGACCAGTtctttttgttccctttcttcGGTTTCTACAATGTGTCTCTGTGAGGAAAGAATAGaggaaattttacatttcttttagatGGGGAAAAAAGACCTAAAACCAAAGATCTAACTCCAGAGCAAAGCCTGCCTGTGGAAAAGCCATCCTTGGGGGTGGGAATGGAGGATTTACAGGTAGGTAACTTCTTCAGTGTCCATGAAGGAGAGTCTTCTCCTGATGGTCCAACAGACTTGTACCAGGTTGACCAGGAGAAACTTTCAAGTTCTATAAAGATGAGTGAGCCCGAGACCCCCGCTCAGGAAAGAGGCCGTGACAGTGATGGTTTTGAAAGAAGCTCAGATCTCACTAAACAGTCAGAAGGTCCTCCAGGAAAGGACCCCCAGCAATGTGCTACTCCTGGAATTGTCACCAGCCCCCAGCCAGTGGTTGATGAGCCTTTGCTCCAAGAGAACAGAGACAACAGATGTAGATTTTGCGAAATAACTTTTATCACCCAAAGAGCTCGTGAGAGACATGAGCAGTTGCATGCTGGGAAGAAACCCTTTGAATGTAAACGATGTGGAGAAGCCTTCAACCTCATGCCACACCTCACCAGACGTCAGAGGACTCATTCCAGTGAGAAGTCTCGTGGATGCAGTAAAGGTGGAAAGTCTTTCACCCGGCACACAAACACCTGTGGCCGTGTAAGAATTCAGGGTCAGGAAGACTACTTCGAATGTTTCCAGTGTGGCAGAGCCTTTATCCAGGATGTGCATCTTTTCCAACATCTCAAAGCCCACGAGGCAGCCAAAGCTCTTCCCCCTAGGTTGCCCTGCACTAAGACGTATTTCATTCGCTATCAGCGGAAACATGACTATGTTGGAGAGAGAGCCTGTCAGTGTTGTGACTGTGGCAAAGCCTTCAGCAGGACTTCACACCTCATTCAACACTATCGAATTCACGCCCAAGAGAGGCCTTACCAGTGTAAGCTGTGCGGGAAATGTTTCAGCCGACCCTCCTACCTCACTCAACATTATCAGCTCCATTCTCAAGAGAAAGCTGATGAGTGCAATTCCCACTGAAAACCTCTAGTCAGAGAACATTCTCAACATCGTTGGCTTCATTCTGAAGAGAGACCCTCTGAATGTGAGAAGGCCTTCCGCCATCCCTCACAATTTCATcatgatgtgatttttaaaatggcgAATAGTTGCAAGGGTATACAACAGTCTTTCTGCAAAAGAAGATTCAACGCATGTGTCAGTAGTCACACAGATGAAAATCCTTACAAAGAATATCTTTGTTGCATAGGAAAGAAGCTAATAGATTTTGCCTTTCTTTGGTGGTATTCGTGGAATGGAAAAACttcgttttaaaaaaaatttaaatccaaattagttaacatatagtgtagtctggttttcaggaatagaatttagtgattcgtcacttacatataacacccagtgctcatctcaacaagtgccctccttaatgctcatcacccatttagcccatcccctcacccaacaccccgccagcaaccctcaggttgttctgtgtatttaagagtctcttatggtttgcctccctctctgttttcatcttattggAAAAACCTTCATTTTGACACTGTGACAAAAAATTTGTGACTGGCAGTTGGGCTCCAGGCAGGCAATCTATTCCCAAGTTTTTCTAGAAGTGTTTACATACAGTAACTTCACCACGTGGGATTCGTCAACCCAGAGCAtggttaaaaaagattttcaagcTGTGCTTATAGTGATTCAGCCACAAAGCTGATGTAATTGGTATTTACACAGTACATCATAATTTACAAAACATTGccatgtatattattttatttgatcttttaaGGAATGCTGCAGTGTACCTAGTGAGCACACCTGTTGTGTTTTTATAGGTAAAGCAAACTTGAAAGTCCCAAGTTGTCAGTTGTGACCTAGGTTGTAAGGGATGAAGTAGGAACTAAACCCAggttctgtggggttttttttttgagatttcatgagacatttatttcatattttgatgtTCAACCCAGGCTTTCTTTATTCCTGCCATATCCTCTCAGAAGAACAGGTACAGTAGGATACCGAGTTCAGCTACCTTCCTCTTGAGCAGTCCCGGCACTGTTTCatgtgaaatcagagaaagacactcACAGTATTAGAGGTTCAGAAAGCTTTCTTAGGGTGAAGTTTTGATAGCCATTTCTCTCAGGATTTAGGATTAGATGATGACTTTTTGAGACGCTAACTTGTGAAAGTATATTTTTGCTAAACACTTCCTTGTAATTGTTCTTATAGATCATAAAACCATTACTGATCAAGTAGAGTTTTTTGGTAGTTTCCTATAGTTGTCTAAGGGGTTGTGctttcttatttcccttcttccccctttAAACAAATCTTGTTTGAGAGCTTTCTTGGGCTCTGGCACTGGTAGCATGCCGACTTCACCTAAAATCCTAATGCAATGCAGAACACACTTCCTTTTAAAGGTATGAGCCCTGAATTGCACTAAAAATCTCTTTAATACCATATTGCTATAATGATAAAGGCTCTCCATCACTGCCTTGCCTGCTGGTCAAATACAAAGACACATGGTAACCAGCTGGACCTGGAGTCCCAGAACCTGACTCCTTGCCTGGAGGGGgggttgttgctgttgttactcGCTGCCCAGCTTTTTCTCTTCCAGCCATTTTGAGGCTGGTTTACAATAGGCGGCTCCAAggtcatgaaattaaaaacaaacaggactCATCAGAACTTGATGAGCCAAATGAGCGTTAGCTGCACAACCCCCCTTCTTCATTTCCAAAGTTCTTGATGAAACAGACCTCATGGGCTGGCCCTATTTTCTAATCACAGTCCCCTCTTCAACACACCATAAACTGATTAATGATCTTGTCACCACTACCATAAGGGGAAATGATGTCGATGCATCTCGTTCGTCATGGTGATGGTAATTAGCCTTGATGCCTTGATTTAAAATGGCGTGCGCTGGGTTTTTCTATTGTAAAGTTACTATTGATTTCCCTTTGTAGTTAATAAATTTCTTGCTGGAGAAACTTTGAGACCATGCAAGCACAGATCTTCCTCGACTTACAATGAGATTTTCTCCTGATAAAACCTGGCATACATTGAAAATATCGTaaaccaaaaattaatttaatgtgCCTAAtctactgaacatcatagcttagcatAGCccaccttaaatgtgctcagaaaacTTGTGTTAGCCTACAGCTGGGCAAAATTATCTAATCTGAAGCCTATTTTATGATtg is drawn from Felis catus isolate Fca126 chromosome E2, F.catus_Fca126_mat1.0, whole genome shotgun sequence and contains these coding sequences:
- the ZIM2 gene encoding zinc finger imprinted 2 isoform X2, which codes for MKGQAVKMVHVTDVLAILKNPQLFHLHDQEENPETIPIRSPGALKASHQTFRHVQYLPVTGPHPAVSQIQELCRQWLQPETHTKQQMMEQLMLEQFLSTLPEEVQTWVKSKQPKNSKEAGALVAGLIQACGEKGFPAQDFVLAEKRNTKKQKKDTEMSENPLSAEPQELVTFQDVAVDFSLEELTYLSAAQRNLYREVMLENYRNLVSLGYQFSKPDIISQLEEEESHVMEEDSDTEMHHDGEKRPKTKDLTPEQSLPVEKPSLGVGMEDLQVGNFFSVHEGESSPDGPTDLYQVDQEKLSSSIKMSEPETPAQERGRDSDGFERSSDLTKQSEGPPGKDPQQCATPGIVTSPQPVVDEPLLQENRDNRCRFCEITFITQRARERHEQLHAGKKPFECKRCGEAFNLMPHLTRRQRTHSSEKSRGCSKGGKSFTRHTNTCGRVRIQGQEDYFECFQCGRAFIQDVHLFQHLKAHEAAKALPPRLPCTKTYFIRYQRKHDYVGERACQCCDCGKAFSRTSHLIQHYRIHAQERPYQCKLCGKCFSRPSYLTQHYQLHSQEKADECNSH
- the ZIM2 gene encoding zinc finger imprinted 2 isoform X1, encoding MKFCDPLIFLSTVIYLFLSWVSVSCFHPLKFHPASSTPVCSVAACLLEYLHPMKGQAVKMVHVTDVLAILKNPQLFHLHDQEENPETIPIRSPGALKASHQTFRHVQYLPVTGPHPAVSQIQELCRQWLQPETHTKQQMMEQLMLEQFLSTLPEEVQTWVKSKQPKNSKEAGALVAGLIQACGEKGFPAQDFVLAEKRNTKKQKKDTEMSENPLSAEPQELVTFQDVAVDFSLEELTYLSAAQRNLYREVMLENYRNLVSLGYQFSKPDIISQLEEEESHVMEEDSDTEMHHDGEKRPKTKDLTPEQSLPVEKPSLGVGMEDLQVGNFFSVHEGESSPDGPTDLYQVDQEKLSSSIKMSEPETPAQERGRDSDGFERSSDLTKQSEGPPGKDPQQCATPGIVTSPQPVVDEPLLQENRDNRCRFCEITFITQRARERHEQLHAGKKPFECKRCGEAFNLMPHLTRRQRTHSSEKSRGCSKGGKSFTRHTNTCGRVRIQGQEDYFECFQCGRAFIQDVHLFQHLKAHEAAKALPPRLPCTKTYFIRYQRKHDYVGERACQCCDCGKAFSRTSHLIQHYRIHAQERPYQCKLCGKCFSRPSYLTQHYQLHSQEKADECNSH